GCGGAGAAGGACGAACACTCGAGAACACAAGCAATAGCCATAAACGGCAGACCGAGCTATCGCATAAGTTGGAGCTGCTGGAGctggacgatgacgatgatgatgatgatgacgatggtggtggtgttggcggTAGCGGAGGTGGCAAGGCGGTTGGCGGTGGTACCATACTCGATGATTACGAAGTGCACGACGATGATGTGCATGGTTCCACGCTGGCAGCACTAGCGCGTACAGCCGATCGGGAGTGGCCGATTGCGATGGCGAAGAAGTCGTCGGAGATGAAAGCTCGCCGAACGAGCATCGAGTCACAGATACCAACAAACGTCATCCcggtgcaacagcagcatcggTGCAGCGACATCGGTGCGCATGCGCCGAACGGGGGTCCGCTCGGCAGTCTCGTCCTGAGCGtggacgaggaggaggacgatGACGGTGGGGCGGCGCGGGGTCTGCTTGCACTGGATGAACTTGGGctgaatcatcatcatcatcatcagcagcaccaacaccacACCATGgtagacgacgacgacgacgacgacgacgacgatgtgCAGTTGCTCGGCGTGGAAGGTGGTGGTCGGTCTAACTTCGGCGTggaccaccatcaccatcatatGCACCTGCACCATGCACTTCGCTTCGATTCGGCGGTAAGACCATCGCCGGGAGACGACATCGAGCTGGCGGTGGCCGACGGTCACGCTGTTAGTGTTGGTGCCGGAAAGGAAGCTGGGGAACGACGAACGCACGAGCACGACGATGCCCACggtatcaacaacaacaacgcggACGAGAGCGACGGTGGTAGTGCGTTGGCGGCTGCGATAGCGGCCGCGGTGGCGGCGGCTGCCGCTGCAGCTGCAGCCGATGCACCATTGGCGACGAGAACGAGCAGCAGCCCCACCGTCGTGGAGATTGACGACGATGAAGTGTGCGTTCTCGAGCAGCAGGAGAAGCggccaacaccaacaccagcatCGCAAGGAcgacagcagcaccagcagcagcagcaggaccATGCGAAAGGAACACGACTGAATAACGACGATGGTACCACGActtcgacgacgacgacaatgAATGCCATCATCGGCCCGGATTGTGTAGGTACGACGTTCGCAAGAACAACCACTACGACGACGGCCTCGTCCACCGCCAGCACCACCGCCGGGGGGGTGGTAGCGGGTGCGGGCGGTGACGCGGGCAAGACGAAATCGACTTGCATCGAGAACAACGCGGAAGTGCATCATCCACCGCACATCACCATCAGTAGTGATAGTGAGCTCGACGATGACGATCCGAAGCACGCGCTGCCACAGCAGAATTCGGATCTTCaggagcaacagcagcagcaacaccaacaagaACACCACCAtttgcaccatcatcatcatcacttgcaccatcaccaccatcatctgAGCGCGGACTTTGGTGATCTGATCGAAGGCATTGGGGAGCTGCAGGCGgcggccggtggtggtggggtaGGTGCggcaggtggtggtggtggaggcggaGCGTCGGCGTCGGCAGCGGTATCTGGCGGGCCGGCACACACCGGGACAGCGGCGGACGATTTGCTGAATgcggcagcggcagcggcGGCAGCGGGCTGCGGCGACACTACGATGACCGGGGCCGCCGAACTGCTCGACTCGCTGGTGGAGCAACAGCGCCGTGCCGACGGGGGCGGGATGGGTGTAACGACCACCGCTGCGTTGTCCGTTGGGAAAAGCACCAACCCGATCTACACGATCGCGGACGATTacaacgatgacgatgatgatgatgtgctgctggaaccggaaccggttgCGGATATCATCTCCCGGTTGGGCGAATCGCTCAGCACCTCGCCCAAGTGCCTGTCGTTCAACGAGGCGGGCGAAATCGAGGGTCTGACGGGCGATCTGTTCGGTGGTGGGGGCGGTAGTGGTGGGGGCAGTGGCGGTGGAATCGATGGCGGTGATgtgggtgatgatgatgatctgcTGCCGAATCCGTTCGCGCCACAGCCGGCATCGTCCGGAACGGGTGCAGCCATGCaatcgcagcagcagcagcagcaaccaagCGCCAGCACGGTGGAACTTGTGTCGATGGCGAGTGCGGGTGAGGgtgcaaccacaacaacaacgaccacCTCATCGGTGGCTTCCTCCTCAACCAGCACGCTGGAAGACGAGCTGTCCATAACGATAAAGGATTTGACGGAGGCGAGCGAGCACGCGAGTTCCTATTTCGCAAACACCGCCAACAGAGAGGTGAACCGAGAGACGACTAACGTCGTGAACGAACCGACCGAAAGCGACAGAGCCGGCGGCAACAGCGAATCATCATCGTCCGTGAGCACCTCGGCAAAGGAGCTGCCGGCGGAGGCTCCGATTGTGATATCGCCCGACTCGTGCCAGGAGGAACTGCCGAAGGATCTCAGCTGTCGGAAGCGCAGTCTCTCGCCGGCCCCGCGGCCCGTCTCGCATAGTTCCGATGCGATACAGTCCCCGCAACCGAGCGGCCTGCCGGCGGTACCACCGTCGCCGGATCTGTTTCTGCAGccgaaatccatctcggcgtCCAGCGCGAGTTCCGCGGCGTCCAGCGTAATAGAGGCGCTGATGTCGCAGGCAGCCGCTGCGGTCGTGAGTGTGGCGAAAAGTGGCCGCCCTTCGtcggggggtggtggtggagttggtggtggtggttccaGCACGACAACAAGCACggccaccagcaccagcagcagcgcgGTGGCGACAACGACCACGACCAAAACGGGCAGCACACTGCAGCAGAAGGAACCGCTCGATCTGGGGAAGTGCCGGAAGTCTGCCAGCCCCACGGTGAGTTGTTCGGAGGAAGCGAAACGGCTGTCGTCCTGCTCCACTGCGTCGTCTTTGTGCAGTAGTGGCGGCAGCGTAACTGCCCACGACGATGCGAGTGAACCGAAAGCGAAACGCATCAAAACCGATCCCGAGGCACAGCAGCGTCCGAACAGCAGTGGTGTTGGCAAGCCGCTAGCTGCAGAGCCGCGAGGTATGGCAACGACGGTGGCGGCCGCAACGACATCCAGCACGAGCGGCCAAAGTGTCGCCTCGCTTATCAACGCAATGGCGGCTGGCGGCAGTGGCGCCTCGGTCACCGCTTCCACGCAGTCGGCGgcggctgctgcagcagccgcGGCCGCAGCTTACAGCAACCTCAACGACTCCGCCCGCCTGGTGGAGATGCTAACGTCCGGCAACGATCCCGATCCGCTCACACAGCTTCGCCTGCTGGTCGGTAACCCCGCGTGGAAGGTGCCGGATCCGTTACTAGTGCCAAAGGATCGATTGAACGCGGTGCTGGCGTCACCGGCGCGTGAAATTCCGCTACTTCTAACGACCCGTCCCGAGCTAAGGCTTCCGGAAGCGTTCGCGTTTCCCAACATTCTACAAGATCCGGACATTCTGGTGATCTCACTGCAGCAGCTGGAAACCATCCTGCAAACGCAGGAAGAGCTGGTGAAGTTCAAATCGAAGAGTACGCTGGATGTAACGGCGTCGGTCGCCACACCGCCCACTACGCCGGTGGCAATGGCGGCGGCGGCAGCGGCGGCCGCTGCCAGCAAAAAGTCCCATGCCGCCACCGCCACACCAGCACCGCCGAGTCCTCTGGAGACGCTGAAGCAGACCCTGTCGGCGCAGGCGGCCAAACAGAACCCGATGATGAGTTCGCTTCTTGCGTCCGGGCTGGCGGGCGATATCGATGCGGCCACAACGGCCGCGTTCAACCAGATGCTTTGGTTACCGTACCTCGGCCAGATGGGCCAGTTTGCACCGGATCTGCTGAAGGCGATGATGAACCTGCCCAACACGGCATCGGCGGCTACCGTAGCTGCCGCTGCGGCCGCCGTCGGTGGTGCCGCTGCCGGGGCAGGTGGAACCAGCCTGGCGGACATGCTGCCGTTTATGGGTCCACGGTTCCAGGACTTCTGCGGGTTGCCACCGGCCACCGCGACCAGTCCGCTCGACTACAAGCGCCAGCTTGAGCTGGCCGTGCTGCAGGAAGCGATGACCACCGCCAACCTGCAGCAACGGAAGCAGCAGGAAGCGGCACAAAAGAAGGCAGCCGCTGCAGCGGCGGCGGCCGCCGCGGCAGCAGCCCACGTCGACCGCAAACCCGTCATCGGTCCGAAGACGCTCGAGCAGCAGCGCTCCGTGGCGGCGGTCACCGCAGCGGCAAACATGTTCCAAAACCAGCAGAAGAAGGCGGCGGCTGCGGCCGccgcggcagcagcagcggccggcATGATCAATCCACTCTCGATACCTCAGTTCATGACACCGCCCACCATGACGCACGGTAGCAGCAATCGGTACGGTGGCGGAAACGCAGGAACCGGTGCCGGAAGCTCGCGAACCTCCGCCCAATCcatgctgcagcagcagcaacatcagcagcagctccaacagcagcagcagcagcaatcgttCAGCCCGAGTGGTTTCAAAAATATGGCCAACCTAATGAACCAAGCGGCAGCGGCTGCAGCAGCGTCCGGCGGCCGGCAGCAGCATACGTCCGGTGCTGGTGCCCACCGGCAGCAGCTCACAGCAATGCAGAAGGCGaaactgcaacagcaacagcagcaccaccaccagcagcaacagcagcagcagctgcagcatcaGGCAAATCTGGGCGCGGCGGGCATGTTCGGTTCGGCGGCGGCCAATTCCTTCTTCAATCTTCCCACCAACTTCCAGGAGTTCCacgaacagcaacagcagctcgCTCGGAAGCTCCAAAAGGAGCagctgcaccagcagcagcaccagcaacagcatcagcagcagcaccaccatcaccataaCCAACCGCAGCAGCATtcgcagctgcagcagctccaactgcagcaacagcagcaccagcagctcCTGCAGCAACAGATgcaacagcaccatcatcaccaggaAGAGCAGAAGCCAAGGGTGACGTGCAAATCACTGATGAACTTGCTGCAACCggagaagcagcagcaactgcacAAACATTCCGGTGCGGGCGGTGCGAACGGTGGTGGTTCCGGCAGTTCCAGCGCTTCCAGCAAGCTAGCCAACCTGATGGCCATCCCCGGGATGGATCTGTACACGGCGCAACAGCACGAACAACTACAGCAACAAATGTtcctacagcagcagcagcaacagcaacagcagcagcagcagcacaacttccttcagcaacagcagcaacagcatcaccTTATGCAGCAGCAATCGGGCAGTGCTGGTGGTAGCGGTGGCAGTGGTGGTATGCATCAGCAGGCGAAGCTGAAGGTGAAACCCGGGCTGCATCTGCTCGATCCGGCCGCCGTACAGCGACGGTTGCTAAACACGGACGATCTGGCGGAGGTGGGCAGTACCACGAACGGGCTCGACGATACGACCGATCTGTCGTCGCCACTGTGGCATCCTCtgttcggcaggtgagttccTTTATACTGGCATAATTCCCTTTATAATGTCTTATACAaatagggatttttttttagttaagaAAAATCTGAAGATATTGGACTCCAATTTAAATGTCTTGGTCCAATAATCTAAACACTATACACGGTTGATAGTGTTATacaagtctctctaaggtagttgttttttgttggaatttttgaagagGTTTTGGACCTCCTGGGTCTCTTTCACCTCTGGCGAAAATAGGGGAAAAAATAGTGTGAAAAGGAAGAATACGTAATCTTGATAAAACCTGTTGGTCCTTGTTATTGTTAAGGTCCTCCCAGGGTTGGGTAGagattttaatgaatctttacaAGCCAGATTGATCTTTTTGCCAGTTACTTTGCCAAGGTGAAAGAATATTATGTTTTACCTGTTTCATAGTGTCTCTTCTAGAAATAGTGTAAGTGCAGGGATATGTTGAAAGTCGACCTTCGTTAGCAAGTTTGTCTGCTATCTCATTTCCAGTGATACCAATGTGGCTCGGAATCCaacaaaatgtaatattaTTGATGTGAGGAATTGTCTCTATTGCTTGAATGTTATGTGGGTCTTTAACTTGTCCTTGTTCAATAGCGGCTAGTACACTTGCACTGTCAGTAAAGATCGCGTTGGGTTTTTCGGGTtataattttcttctcctgcGTTTCTATGGTAGTGtctctcaaagatagcaagtcGCCCTgagatgaacatttttgacagttccttcattttccatacattttttttgtgtctcaaagctgcaaagtcttCCTAACATGGCATTCTCTAAGCTGCACATGATGTTTCTACTTTTGTTGCCAAATTATATGGTCGAAATGTCAAATTCAAGCTGCGGGAAGATTTTTGTTGCAAGAGGAACAaatcgatttgtttcattttcgagTGTTGCCGCAGCATTCGAAATTTAGGTTCGAATCTTCCCGCAATGATTTTATTAATGATTCTATTGCAGCAGGCTGGCTAATAAAcgccaatgtttttttttgaaaaatggcatttttcaatttgacaTAACAAGAGTTGCTTGTTGCTGCAACTATGATATTTGTAGACCACATCAGTTTGTTGCCAAGGAACAAATGGTGCCGCATCATTTTCATAGACCCGACCCTAAGGTAGTcgtgttttggggtttgccAATTAAAGCTCGTCTTGGCTGCGTTTACAGGGTatggttgaagacttttgccatacataaatggtataccatccaagtgtgtttgtttccctaagctgcaagtctctctaagatagCGGTCCCTGTAGCTTGCAGGTTAGAGAGACTTTAGTGTATTTTATTCGCGCGCCACCATAAGCTTCACGAAAGCATAGGAAGACTTGCAGAGCAATGTTTGAAAACTTTCTAATCTTCTTATCGGTTCCCAGCGGGTATTGGTACGAGTTGTATTTGCCCAACACTCGATCAATCATTCGCGCGacgatcgtttttttattttatcattctcTTTTTACTACCCCTTCGCTCGTGAATTCAACTTCAAGACTAAATCAACCTTCAACCTCGGGAAAGGAAGCGTTAGCATCACCAAGCTTACCATAAAACTGTTCCTTTTGCGTTGAGTTCGCCGATGTTTAGATTGGTGCCATAAAAGATCGCTATGGAGCGATGTTTGATGTACTGTTTAAAAGTTTGatcatttaaaaagaaaaaaaaatccatatgTTTGAGGTTAtccatgtttctttttcgtttaaaattgtgttCCCTAGAGAATATTCATTTTACGATGCCCGAGCGACTTCTGACAGGAACAAAGCTTGTACAGGAATTGATCCCACTGTTTGGGTGTATGCAACAACATATTGTTTTTGATGAAGCGTGTATAATTCGTTCGTTGCTCTGTATTCTGTACGGGGTTTCAACGTTGGTGATGCGTAACAAAAACTGAAGATCGCGCCGTCTCCAGATCTATCGATTGGTGGACGATCATAGCAGTCTTGCGTTGACAGACATACGTCGGTCTATCATGAGTCGGGAAATATCATGATCGTTGAAATGAGGCAGAAGGGAAGTGGAAAAACCAATCGCGGTTGATGGAGAAGATCTAACCCCTTGGTACTACGCGGACCACCAAAAGTTCAGAGTTCTAGTGAACGGCATGTGGGAACGTCGGTCCGGTCCATTCGCTACTCATGTTACCTCCGGTGGGTTCATTGCCGCAGATGTTTTCTTCCGATGCGTTTGCGCTTTTCCTTCTCAGAATCTCCGGCTCGTTCTTATCCGTTCGCTTTGGTGCCGCTGTTCGTAGCTGCCGCTGAGCTGGCTGGAAACTGGAACGCTACGCTGAAGCGTACGGACGGGCGTAGCGAAAAACCACTCCCGTGGGAAAATTCGGGAAAACGTGTTCCTTTGTCGCCGTTTCACTGTTTGGTATGTGTGGAAACTGAATACCCCGATACaagacgggttttttttcttctcgcgcCTGGAAGACATCTGACGGGTGCGATTGGGATGGCGCCCTTGGAAATTTCCAACCCCGCGCCGAGCGCCTGCATGCACACACGAAGAAGTAACAACTTCATGCTCGCTAATGATGAGGCGGGTTGGGCAAATGGGCAGCAAATGATTCGTCTTTTATTGCGTTCTGTCGTTCAGCCAGGGTTGTGCTGTGGAGCATTCCAAGCATTCAGCGATGGAAAGTTTACTATCCTTATTGGCGGTGGGGGGTATTTTGCATCATGCATGCTGCACTCTCCGTCTGACGCAGCATTATGTCGCGCACCTTACAACTGCACACGTTGGTATTAAGCGTAAGCCTCCGGTTATTGTTGCACATTGTGGCTTCAGTTTTCGCGTGGAAACGCAATTGCCCTACcgccaacaaaacacaccgaacGTCCCTTCAAAAAAAGAGTATTCGACTAGCGTTTCGAATCATAAAACCAGTAACAAATGTGCAGTGCATATATACGGGTGCGCGAGTGAAAGGGCAGAAACGTTGCAAATAAGCTTTAGAGGTTTGCGTGTATAATAATGCATGTATTATAATGAAGGTaccgggaaaaagcaaaacttttgcGCAAAGCATCACgtttcattaattaaaaagcgttgcaaattttcatcccttttgcCCGAAATCTCTGCGCGTTGTTTGTTCCCCGTGAACGTTTCGAGCGGACATCGGAGAGATTAAGCATATGGCTGGgcaggggggagggagggggggggggaactgAACCAACTACACGGGGTGTCCTTCTCGAAGTGGACAAAATTAACATAAGAAGGATGAGATGCGCACCAGGCCGGGTGAACGCTGTCCCTGCGTTCATATTGCCCCGTTAGCCATACGgtcttgtttctgttttaattgATGGCGTTGAAGAGTGCACTATAAGGGGGatacacaaaaaatagaacGGAAAGAATTTATTCGTGTACGGTGCTGATTGTTTTGGGGCGAAATATTCATTAACGGCATTAATAATGGCTGGAAAATGCAGTTTCTTTTTGCCGTGGTTCTCTCGATTGGCGGAGATGATGACCTGCTCggttggagttttgtttttgtccaaAGAAACCCTATATTGGTTGTTCGTATAAggcaggggtctccaaactacggccctcGAGCGTCTCCAGCgcggcccgcgacgctattgctgatgttaccattttaatgaaaatgtctaataataagttgtaatatttttcaactgttcaaatattaatttctgtaATAGTTAGTAGCATTTAATGCCATCAAATGTGAAAAAGTCATCTCGAGCGCAACATATGTGTAAATTACCCGCaagatacagggttttgcAACAGATAAAATATCATGAGCCCAACTTAATGAAtcgcgtaagcttataagataaacgggggcgattgatagtgaaacacaacacattttactgaatcgcaaaCGCTGGCTTTGGAGTCACGggcacaatttcttcttcttcttcttttttgatACAACAATCTCAAACGGTCgagaggcctgccatttatggctttctgtgactttatgtAGCTTGATAGTCAATCCTAcgtacgggaaaatttacaattttagtgCTTCGggggcacaatttagtgaatgccaaatcCGGCCAGGCTGTTTACGTACCtggcggattcaagagttgagttaaaatatacaaaattaaTGTACGAAATTTTACACGATGCTTGCTTAAAATgtcgattaaaaattatgtttgatgatgataaatattGGTGATTAATTGCCTACTTAATTTTGAAGTTTGGTTGAAAAGCCCgcgggctgaaaagtttggcgACCCCTGGTATAAGGTGACAAACCACATAAGGCAGTATCTCTACATGTACATTGTTCTTAGGACGAGTTCTGTAGCAACCCTTTGTCTCCATCATTTGTATGTCAGAATTCCTGTAAAAAGGCTtgtaacttaaaaaaaaaccggtaacGAATCTTCTGAGCAGCACTGCTGCGCTAATGCGTACGGATTTGTCCGTGCGAAACTGGCTTTACATCGTACGCGCTTCCATATGTGCATATTGTTGTTAAACAAGTCTACCACAGCACAGCCATGGCTGCGAACGTAACAGCGATAAAGTAATCTGCAAAACCGGAGCTAAGATCGAAAGAAATAAGAAAGGAACTCTCCCCACCCGTGTGTGGCCATATCCGTAAACCGGTTGCACAGTTCAGGGCTGTTGTTGCGCTAGAACCTCTAAGGCCGTCGATcgaggggtgttttttttgttgaagcaGGTCAGCACTTTTACCACTCCGGATCAGAGTCCGGATTCCGGCGACTGTCGGGGCTGTGAATGGCTGTGCTGCTAGACAGATGCGGCCAGCTATCTAGGGGGGTGTATCCGGTGTGGTAGCGCTTTTTCCCGATGCATAATTGAAGTCGAAAACTGATGGAATGCAACATGAACAGGAGGGAGGATGCTCTAAGGTGGTAGGCTTGGGGCAGTAACGCTCACCACAGGCCCATACAGGTGGGCAATAGCACCGTTGATTCTACGTGGAAAGGGGGACGACACGACTTGTTGCAACTACTTGTTGTGCCTCGTAATTCTTCCTTCTGTTCTATTTCAACACACGTTGTGTGGTTGGCGTTGAGTTGGAGCTGATATTCCTGTATATTCCTAAGCTTAAAGCCGTGCATCCATGTGCTCCCCGATATGACCCGGTGGAAGTTAAAGGAGACAAGACGAGCTTTGGAGAGCATAAAGGAAAGTTAACCGTTTCGTTGTCCTGTTGGCAAAAACTCTCACTGGACGTGTCCAATTCGTAGCACCGATTTGCCGAGTTTTAGTTCCGCCCGAGTGGAACACCGTTTTGCCCTAGAAATGGTGACCGGGCGCGTATCGGCTAAAAATGAATGGAACTTCCAGCCACCTTCCAACCTAACCTCGTGCCACGCGTTTTGGATCGCAGACAGTTTTGCTTTCACCAAGGTTAAAGCCATCGAAATCGTCGTCTAGTGCCAAGGtccaatggtttttttttctccccctgCCCTGAGCGTGCGACAGTGGCATTGGACTCTTGCTTCGGGAGGAGTAGTTCCCGGTTGCTCGTAGCATTTGAGTTCGTCGCCAGTCCGAGCGGGTCGTTTTTCCATTGCGATGGGAAggaaacggcaaaaaaaaaaacgaaccccgATAAAATGGGCCACAAAACGCTGAATCGGACGAAAGTAAGCTTCGGCGCAAAGAAGGACGCCCGAAGACGATGACTCTCGGATGAGTGAGAACATTTTGTGGGACAGAAAAGTTGGGGGTGCCGTTCCCACTCGTCCAGCCACCAGCGGGAAGAGACATGTTCGCACTGGTGGTGGGCCCGACATAACGAATGCCTGGTGGTATGCTACCGTTTTCGGTTTGCATGCACACACTGTACGGTTCTGCtcagccttttttttgtttcccagcACTGCAAGGACACCGTAGAAAGCTACTAGGTCACACGAGGCGGATGGGAAAACCGTCGCCAGTAGAACCACTGCACCGTGAATGGGAATAGACCGGACGTTCGCCTTTCTCTAGCGTTTGCCTTCCCACCTTACGGGGCGGCACACTCGGTACGCAAGACTTGTTGCCCACCCGTTTCGGCCGTGTATGAGCCCGACCAAAAGTCTGGTGCGGTGAAAAGGtgaaagaaatccaaaattggtGTCATGGTCGACGTAGTTGCTAGTagggcccccccccccctcgaaCGTAGAAGGAAGAAGAGATGCTTCGTGTGGGATGTCGATGACGATGACCTCTCTTCGCTGCAGACCGTGCGTGATGATGGTTTTTGCGCTGATGATTCGGAAATGATTCATCAGCGGGGCAGTAAGAAGGCAACGAACGGCAGGCACATGTGGGAGCGATTTTCTTCTAGGGGGTTGATACTCGAACTGATAAACTGCAGCTGAACACGAACGTCAACGGTTCGCAGCATTGAAGGTAGTCAGTCAGAGGGTCAGCTTGTTGAGATACCTTACAAGGACAGACCCTGTTGCATGTAGCACACGAATCTCCATTACATCAATCGAAGCAATCGAAAAACGTTCTGTCGTGGGTGTTCTGTATAAACCTCGGCTCCAtcggttgtgttgttgtgatACAGAAATCATTGGTTGAATCACGTCGCAGATTGAAACCAATTGGTGTTATGTACTACTTGACTTGCGGTTTGTTTGATGAGTCTCTCTAGTCTCTTAGATTCTGCAGATTTCAAACCAACatttaattctaaaaaaagatgtaaaactccgatttgttgaaaatattttatcctCAGAATTGAATAACTTATCCTTTATTGAAGTTCGTTAAGATGTCTTTCCTTATATATCCGCTTATCGACATAGCCTTTCCGTTCCTCACATTATATCTCTACATTCTTTAACAATGCATATGCTTAAAACTGTTACGGGAAGGTAGCGTTGGTGGTCCAACTGGTATCGCGAGATCACAAACAAGCTCGGTCCCTCAAGAATCACTATCGTCTTGGCCTGGTCGGGGCACCAGGCGGCAATAAATCTTCCTTCGCCCGATCGAAAGTGATCGATATACACGGCTTATTGCTCTGTCCCTAACCTTGAGCTATTCTTGCCTTGGCCTCGCAGGCGACCAGCAATTTCTGCGTGTGGGTTGGGAAACCGTGCGCGTAAGAAgaagacttttttttattgctgctcA
This region of Anopheles marshallii chromosome 2, idAnoMarsDA_429_01, whole genome shotgun sequence genomic DNA includes:
- the LOC128706913 gene encoding serine-rich adhesin for platelets-like — encoded protein: MSAEVSAPQWRSLGFNGSTSDGCGPPPSSHGTVSSPAIGNGDTASSAATTLPDLIPISGVTVVSPAGKPDRKNGSGDKHINHNNNIINVASNGTLAGAGSSVPVGPSEKDDGCSEEFNCELVLSALDAIAGQDDGGDGAGGTVGEIGLGAATESNTDRDSGFETPSLDTTTIGWEKPEVDGGVTSEKHRTENGQGQHYVAHVVAGECSESKDTKLILRRRNVTSASPGGGSEQSGKPTDATLACETMTSRPVSAVKTEATESSTEAVDNPPKLPSTMVVVKQELVESGAIPSSSAGTPRPTVGHAPKRSGYKDDPLPLPLEPKEHRKSNRRRQFTDRIIDTLCLPEIFFNARVRPKPKPKLTCKATVGKPAATMASGPGAKKRAIPALTVKKPPKSSQPRSSSAMSNGGLEMSSSGRSSSAASQVAGTVERSPSVPCTVTSNATASTVPRVNPIFLFVKQEDTRIVEVRCEDYDKRNRIRLTRTGPGSWRAIPRTDTSSSVMFSLLPPRSESGCEEETASDSCGGGRTSVLSASASSVSPKYKLSGKSAHRQHHHKHKKSKKRKKRHLSEGAASECAEQMVEEEQVEEEEEEEDEGADSVGGGGSRSSTSCSTISRLVATGQRKVTFSLGVKQEKCESAAAASTIEDRAAAMYHDHDRLRSAEQEAAAAAAAEEREREETIAELIRNYHEQQQRQLQELQEKLQASRRSELLGGGSGTGHHNISSFSESSPANSNIISNGNHASVSGDPSGDMAVKAEEDGGTGFYPRLLLGSNGSNNNSGSNNIGNSSGSSSSSSGGNINKTIGSSNSNGGGEGRTLENTSNSHKRQTELSHKLELLELDDDDDDDDDDGGGVGGSGGGKAVGGGTILDDYEVHDDDVHGSTLAALARTADREWPIAMAKKSSEMKARRTSIESQIPTNVIPVQQQHRCSDIGAHAPNGGPLGSLVLSVDEEEDDDGGAARGLLALDELGLNHHHHHQQHQHHTMVDDDDDDDDDDVQLLGVEGGGRSNFGVDHHHHHMHLHHALRFDSAVRPSPGDDIELAVADGHAVSVGAGKEAGERRTHEHDDAHGINNNNADESDGGSALAAAIAAAVAAAAAAAAADAPLATRTSSSPTVVEIDDDEVCVLEQQEKRPTPTPASQGRQQHQQQQQDHAKGTRLNNDDGTTTSTTTTMNAIIGPDCVGTTFARTTTTTTASSTASTTAGGVVAGAGGDAGKTKSTCIENNAEVHHPPHITISSDSELDDDDPKHALPQQNSDLQEQQQQQHQQEHHHLHHHHHHLHHHHHHLSADFGDLIEGIGELQAAAGGGGVGAAGGGGGGGASASAAVSGGPAHTGTAADDLLNAAAAAAAAGCGDTTMTGAAELLDSLVEQQRRADGGGMGVTTTAALSVGKSTNPIYTIADDYNDDDDDDVLLEPEPVADIISRLGESLSTSPKCLSFNEAGEIEGLTGDLFGGGGGSGGGSGGGIDGGDVGDDDDLLPNPFAPQPASSGTGAAMQSQQQQQQPSASTVELVSMASAGEGATTTTTTTSSVASSSTSTLEDELSITIKDLTEASEHASSYFANTANREVNRETTNVVNEPTESDRAGGNSESSSSVSTSAKELPAEAPIVISPDSCQEELPKDLSCRKRSLSPAPRPVSHSSDAIQSPQPSGLPAVPPSPDLFLQPKSISASSASSAASSVIEALMSQAAAAVVSVAKSGRPSSGGGGGVGGGGSSTTTSTATSTSSSAVATTTTTKTGSTLQQKEPLDLGKCRKSASPTVSCSEEAKRLSSCSTASSLCSSGGSVTAHDDASEPKAKRIKTDPEAQQRPNSSGVGKPLAAEPRGMATTVAAATTSSTSGQSVASLINAMAAGGSGASVTASTQSAAAAAAAAAAAYSNLNDSARLVEMLTSGNDPDPLTQLRLLVGNPAWKVPDPLLVPKDRLNAVLASPAREIPLLLTTRPELRLPEAFAFPNILQDPDILVISLQQLETILQTQEELVKFKSKSTLDVTASVATPPTTPVAMAAAAAAAAASKKSHAATATPAPPSPLETLKQTLSAQAAKQNPMMSSLLASGLAGDIDAATTAAFNQMLWLPYLGQMGQFAPDLLKAMMNLPNTASAATVAAAAAAVGGAAAGAGGTSLADMLPFMGPRFQDFCGLPPATATSPLDYKRQLELAVLQEAMTTANLQQRKQQEAAQKKAAAAAAAAAAAAAHVDRKPVIGPKTLEQQRSVAAVTAAANMFQNQQKKAAAAAAAAAAAAGMINPLSIPQFMTPPTMTHGSSNRYGGGNAGTGAGSSRTSAQSMLQQQQHQQQLQQQQQQQSFSPSGFKNMANLMNQAAAAAAASGGRQQHTSGAGAHRQQLTAMQKAKLQQQQQHHHQQQQQQQLQHQANLGAAGMFGSAAANSFFNLPTNFQEFHEQQQQLARKLQKEQLHQQQHQQQHQQQHHHHHNQPQQHSQLQQLQLQQQQHQQLLQQQMQQHHHHQEEQKPRVTCKSLMNLLQPEKQQQLHKHSGAGGANGGGSGSSSASSKLANLMAIPGMDLYTAQQHEQLQQQMFLQQQQQQQQQQQQHNFLQQQQQQHHLMQQQSGSAGGSGGSGGMHQQAKLKVKPGLHLLDPAAVQRRLLNTDDLAEVGSTTNGLDDTTDLSSPLWHPLFGSAQKGLAAGVGVTPTGTGVGNLSSLTGSGSSGSGTASASGSSGGGAGGSGSAGGGGGGGGGGGGASSYHSPWQWTTITATGE